One window of Trifolium pratense cultivar HEN17-A07 linkage group LG5, ARS_RC_1.1, whole genome shotgun sequence genomic DNA carries:
- the LOC123883860 gene encoding pentatricopeptide repeat-containing protein At1g74850, chloroplastic produces MSHSISHSLHLPNPSPFIPPTLLDPNNTFRQLSFPFSIPKAQRKLQFKAQAKPKEFIHGNPSVTVETGKYTYDIETLINRLSGLPPRGSIARCIDSFKNKLSLNDFAVVFKEFAQRGDWQRSLRLFKYMQRQIWCKPNEHIYTIIITLLGREGLLDKCREVFDEMPSQGVARSVFAYTAVINAYGRNGQFETSLELLDRMKQERVSPSILTYNTVINACARGGLDWEGLLGLFAEMRHEGIQPDVITYNTLLGACAHRGLGDEAEMVFRTMNDSGVVPDINTFSYLVHTFGKLNKLEKVSELLREMESGGSLPDVCSYNVLLEAYAELGSIKDANGVFWQMQEAGCVPNVATYSILLNLYGKHGRYDDVRDLFLEMKVSNTDPDAGTYNILIQVFGEGGYFKEVVTLFQDMVDENIEPNMETYEGLIFACGKGGLYEEAKKILLHMNEKGIVPSSKAYTGVVEAYGQAALYEEALVAFNTMNEVGSNPTIETYNSLVCSFAKGGLYKEIEAILFMMDQSGLRQDVHSFNGVIEALRQAGRYKEAVKAHVEMEKENCDPDESTLETVLSIYCSAGLVDESEEQFEEIKASGVLPSVMCYCMMLALYTKNDRSNDAYKLIDEMVTTRGSDIHQVIGQMIKGDFDDESNWQIVEYVFDKLNSEGCGFGMKFYNALLEALWWMCQRERAARVLNEASKRGLFPELFRKNKLVWSVDVHRMSEGGALTALSIWLNDMQEMFMIGENLPELAAVVVARGKMEEITDAQDFPIAKAAFSFLQDYASSSFTYPAWNKGRIVCQQSELRRILSSTESSTSMNNNDKLVSLSNSPLTTAGTITSKSDVKSGRANGVDSRTRSTRTELLTSAV; encoded by the exons atgagCCATTCAATTTCACATTCTCTCCATTTACCAAACCCATCCCCTTTCATCCCACCCACACTCCTCGATCCAAACAACACTTTCCGTCAACTTTCCTTCCCATTCTCAATACCCAAAGCCCAACGCAAACTCCAATTCAAAGCCCAAGCAAAGCCCAAAGAATTCATCCACGGAAACCCATCGGTTACAGTAGAAACTGGAAAATACACCTACGACATCGAAACCCTAATTAACCGACTCAGTGGCTTACCTCCACGTGGCAGCATCGCTCGTTGTATTGATTCCTTCAAAAACAAATTATCGCTCAACGATTTCGCTGTTGTTTTCAAGGAATTCGCTCAGCGTGGTGATTGGCAACGCTCGCTTCGGTTGTTTAAATACATGCAGAGACAGATTTGGTGTAAACCTAATGAACATATTTACACAATTATTATTACTCTTTTGGGTAGAGAAGGTTTGTTAGATAAGTGTCGCgaggtgtttgatgaaatgccgAGCCAAGGTGTTGCTCGAAGTGTTTTTGCTTATACTGCTGTTATTAATGCTTATGGTCGTAATGGTCAGTTTGAAACTTCGCTTGAGTTGTTAGATAGAATGAAACAAGAGAGAGTTTCTCCTAGTATATTGACTTATAATACTGTGATTAATGCTTGTGCTAGGGGTGGTTTAGATTGGGAGGGTTTGTTAGGGTTATTTGCTGAAATGAGACATGAAGGGATACAACCCgatgttataacttataatacaTTGCTCGGTGCTTGTGCTCACAGGGGGTTGGGTGATGAAGCTGAAATGGTGTTTAGAACTATGAATGATAGTGGGGTTGTTCCTGATATTAATACTTTTAGTTATCTTGTTCATACGTTTGGTAAGTTGAATAAACTCGAGAAGGTTTCGGAGCTTCTTAGGGAAATGGAGTCGGGTGGTAGTTTGCCGGATGTTTGTTCTTATAATGTTTTGTTGGAGGCTTATGCAGAGTTGGGGTCTATTAAAGATGCGAATGGGGTGTTTTGGCAGATGCAGGAGGCGGGGTGTGTGCCGAATGTGGCTACTTATAGTATTCTGTTGAATTTATATGGGAAACATGGGAGGTATGATGATGTCCGCGATCTTTTTCTTGAAATGAAAGTCAGCAACACTGACCCTGATGCTGGTACTTATAATATTCTCATACAGGTCTTTGGGGAGGGTGGGTACTTTAAGGAGGTTGTCACTTTGTTTCAAGACATGGTGGACGAAAATATTGAGCCTAACATGGAGACTTATGAAGGTTTGATATTTGCTTGTGGGAAGGGAGGACTTTATGAAGAAGCTAAGAAAATTTTACTTCATATGAATGAAAAGGGAATAGTTCCGAGTTCCAAGGCTTATACTGGGGTGGTTGAAGCATATGGGCAGGCAGCTTTGTACGAAGAGGCTCTGGTTGCATTTAACACTATGAATGAAGTGGGAAGTAACCCAACTATTGAGACCTACAATTCACTTGTTTGTTCCTTTGCAAAGGGGGGATTGTACAAAGAGATAGAAGCAATTTTATTCATGATGGATCAGTCTGGTTTACGGCAAGATGTGCATTCATTCAATGGTGTGATTGAAGCTTTAAGGCAAGCAGGTCGATATAAAGAGGCTGTAAAAGCTCACGTtgaaatggaaaaagaaaactGTGATCCTGATGAATCCACGCTTGAAACAGTGTTAAGCATATACTGCTCTGCAGGTCTTGTTGATGAGAGTGAGGAGCAGTTTGAAGAAATTAAAGCTTCTGGAGTACTGCCCAGTGTCATGTGCTACTGCATGATGCTAGCTCTCTACACAAAGAATGACAg GTCGAATGATGCCTATAAACTAATAGATGAGATGGTCACAACAAGGGGGTCAGATATTCATCAAGTGATTGGACAAATGATCAAGGGAGATTTTGATGATGAGTCTAATTGGCAGATTGTAGAGTATGTCTTTGATAAACTCAATTCTGAAGGATGTGGATTTGGAATGAAATTCTACAATGCACTATTAGAAGCTCTTTGGTGGATGTGCCAAAGAGAAAGGGCTGCCAGAGTGCTCAATGAAGCATCAAAGCGAGGGCTCTTCCCTGAACTTTTTCGTAAAAATAAACTTGTGTGGTCTGTGGATGTACACAG GATGTCTGAAGGTGGTGCATTAACAGCATTATCAATTTGGTTGAACGATATGCAGGAGATGTTCATGATTGGCGAAAATCTTCCTGAACTTGCAGCCGTTGTTGTGGC TCGCGGTAAAATGGAGGAAATCACAGACGCCCAAGACTTCCCCATTGCAAAGGCTGCCTTTTCGTTCCTACAAGATTATGCCTCATCCTCTTTTACATACCCCGCATGGAACAAAGGTCGCATTGTTTGTCAGCAGTCAGAACTGAGGCGAATTCTGTCGAGCACCGAATCATCTACAAGTATGAACAACAATGATAAATTAGTATCTTTAAGTAATAGCCCATTAACTACTGCAGGAACTATAACATCAAAATCTGATGTTAAAAGTGGTAGAGCTAATGGTGTTGATTCTAGAACCCGTAGTACTAGAACAGAGCTTCTAACTAGTGCAGTTTAG